The proteins below come from a single Thermotoga sp. KOL6 genomic window:
- a CDS encoding ribose-phosphate pyrophosphokinase, with translation MSFSNEMKVFAGNSNRPLAERIAKYLNLQLGDCEVGRFADGEINVRINETVRGHDIFLIQSTSPPVNENLMELLIMIDAFKRASANTIAVVIPYYGYARQDRKAKGRDPISAKLVANLLTVAGATRVLTVDLHAEQIQGFFDIPVDNLWSYPVFAEELQKRENIVPEETVVVSPDVGGVRRARRMAERLKTSLAILDKRRPSDNVAEVVNIIGEVKNKLVILFDDIIDTAHSIVKGAEALKRAGAKKIIACATHGVFSENALERIENSPIDTVYITDTINHERLPGKVKVISVANLIGEAIMRIRKHLSVSILFR, from the coding sequence ATGTCTTTTTCAAACGAAATGAAGGTTTTCGCTGGAAATTCCAACAGACCTCTTGCAGAGAGAATCGCCAAGTATTTGAATCTTCAGCTTGGAGACTGTGAGGTTGGGAGGTTTGCGGATGGGGAAATAAACGTACGAATAAACGAAACCGTGAGAGGTCATGATATATTCCTCATCCAATCTACTTCACCACCCGTTAACGAAAATCTTATGGAACTCCTCATAATGATCGACGCTTTCAAGAGGGCTTCAGCGAACACGATAGCAGTGGTTATTCCTTACTATGGATACGCTCGACAGGACAGAAAAGCGAAAGGAAGAGATCCGATAAGTGCCAAATTGGTAGCGAACTTGCTCACCGTTGCAGGAGCCACACGGGTTTTGACAGTGGACCTACACGCGGAGCAAATTCAAGGGTTTTTCGACATTCCTGTTGACAATCTTTGGAGCTATCCTGTCTTTGCTGAAGAGCTTCAGAAAAGGGAAAATATCGTTCCAGAAGAGACTGTTGTTGTATCTCCGGACGTTGGTGGTGTACGAAGGGCCAGAAGAATGGCCGAGAGATTGAAAACTTCTCTTGCCATTCTTGACAAGCGAAGACCGAGTGACAACGTTGCAGAAGTCGTTAACATCATTGGAGAAGTGAAAAATAAACTCGTCATTCTCTTCGATGATATAATAGATACTGCTCACTCCATAGTGAAGGGAGCAGAAGCTCTGAAAAGAGCTGGAGCAAAAAAGATCATAGCTTGTGCAACGCACGGAGTGTTCTCTGAAAATGCTCTTGAAAGAATAGAAAATTCTCCAATTGATACTGTGTACATAACCGACACGATAAATCACGAGAGGTTACCAGGTAAAGTGAAGGTTATTTCAGTAGCGAATTTGATAGGCGAAGCTATTATGAGAATTAGAAAACACTTGTCAGTGAGTATACTCTTCAGATGA
- the glmU gene encoding bifunctional UDP-N-acetylglucosamine diphosphorylase/glucosamine-1-phosphate N-acetyltransferase GlmU — translation MKTLILAAGKGTRMKSNIPKVLHKLSGKPMIKWVVETAGKLSREVGVVLGFGADQVKRVLPEWVKVFIQEEQLGTAHAVMCARDFLDPNDDVIILYGDVPLISVDTLRRMIEEHKKGADVTILVADVDTPDGYGRVVFERGKYRIIEEADLPEDMKDLKTVNTGFYVFSGDFLLNILPKIKNNNAKREYYLTDAINLAESVRVVETNDILEITGVNTRKTLIWLEEQLRKRKIEELLEEGVTILDPNTTYIHYSVKIGMDTIIYPMTFVEGETEIGEGCEIGPMTRIVDCKIGNNVKITRSECVKSFIENGVSVGPFARLREGTILKKSSKIGNFVEIKKSTIGEGTKAQHLSYIGDAYVGSNVNIGAGTITCNYDGKKKNPTFIEDEAFIGSNTSLVAPVRIGKGALVGAGSVINRDVPPYSLGLGRARQIVKEGWVLKRKEE, via the coding sequence GTGAAGACCCTCATCCTTGCAGCCGGAAAAGGAACGCGGATGAAATCTAATATACCGAAGGTACTACACAAACTTTCTGGGAAACCTATGATAAAGTGGGTTGTCGAAACAGCTGGAAAACTTTCCCGAGAAGTAGGTGTTGTTCTTGGGTTCGGGGCGGATCAGGTGAAAAGAGTACTTCCAGAATGGGTGAAAGTTTTCATTCAAGAGGAACAATTGGGAACAGCACATGCTGTCATGTGTGCAAGAGATTTCTTGGATCCAAACGATGATGTTATCATTCTCTATGGAGATGTTCCGTTGATAAGCGTTGATACATTGAGAAGGATGATAGAAGAACACAAGAAAGGTGCTGACGTCACAATTTTAGTGGCAGATGTGGATACACCTGACGGATACGGCCGGGTTGTTTTTGAGAGGGGGAAGTATCGAATCATCGAAGAAGCGGACCTGCCGGAAGATATGAAGGATCTTAAAACCGTGAACACTGGGTTTTATGTTTTCTCAGGAGATTTTCTTTTGAACATACTTCCAAAGATAAAGAACAACAATGCAAAGAGAGAGTACTATTTAACCGATGCTATAAACCTTGCGGAAAGTGTCAGGGTTGTTGAGACCAACGACATTTTGGAAATAACAGGAGTGAACACGAGAAAAACCCTGATTTGGCTTGAAGAACAGCTGAGAAAGAGGAAGATAGAGGAACTTTTGGAAGAAGGTGTTACAATACTCGATCCCAACACCACCTACATACACTACTCTGTGAAAATAGGAATGGATACGATTATCTATCCAATGACCTTTGTAGAGGGTGAGACAGAAATCGGAGAAGGATGTGAAATTGGTCCGATGACCCGCATAGTTGACTGTAAGATAGGAAACAATGTGAAGATAACAAGATCGGAATGTGTGAAAAGTTTCATAGAGAATGGTGTTTCTGTGGGACCGTTTGCTAGATTACGGGAAGGAACGATCTTGAAAAAATCTTCAAAGATTGGCAACTTTGTTGAAATCAAAAAAAGTACAATTGGAGAAGGAACGAAAGCTCAACATCTCAGTTATATAGGAGATGCTTATGTAGGAAGTAACGTGAACATAGGGGCTGGCACCATCACATGTAATTACGATGGAAAGAAGAAAAATCCCACATTTATCGAAGATGAAGCTTTCATAGGGAGCAATACTTCTCTGGTAGCTCCCGTCCGCATCGGGAAAGGAGCTCTCGTGGGAGCTGGATCCGTTATAAATCGAGATGTTCCACCTTATTCTTTGGGTTTGGGAAGAGCTCGTCAGATTGTTAAAGAGGGATGGGTGTTGAAGAGAAAGGAGGAATGA
- a CDS encoding DUF72 domain-containing protein encodes MVYVGTSGFSFKDWRGVVYPEYLQPSQFLKYYWAVLGFRIVELNFTYYTQPTWRSFVQMLRKTPPDFYFTLKFPGSVTHVLWKEGVDPRGEIEKFSEEIRPLLEEGRLKSSLAQFPFSFKFSARNMEYLKKIRDGYPHEIAVEFRHYSWDREEVYSFLSENRITFVIVDEPKLSGLFPYKLLVTSSRAYFRFHGRNPRWFEVEGEERYDYLYSREELNLLLKDVKDISQKVEETYVFFNNCYKGQAAINALQFKEMLEGKM; translated from the coding sequence ATGGTGTACGTGGGAACAAGTGGCTTTTCCTTCAAAGATTGGAGAGGAGTGGTTTATCCCGAATATTTGCAACCCTCTCAATTCTTGAAATATTATTGGGCAGTACTCGGTTTCAGAATCGTCGAGCTGAATTTCACTTATTACACACAACCAACTTGGCGTTCTTTCGTTCAAATGTTGAGAAAGACCCCTCCTGATTTCTATTTTACCTTAAAATTTCCAGGAAGTGTGACACATGTTCTTTGGAAAGAAGGTGTTGATCCGAGAGGTGAAATAGAAAAATTTTCTGAGGAGATAAGGCCACTTCTTGAAGAAGGAAGGTTGAAATCTTCTCTCGCACAATTTCCGTTTTCGTTCAAGTTCTCGGCTAGGAATATGGAATATTTGAAGAAGATAAGGGATGGTTACCCTCATGAGATTGCCGTCGAATTCAGGCATTATTCATGGGATAGAGAAGAAGTGTACAGTTTTTTAAGTGAAAATCGAATAACTTTTGTGATTGTTGATGAACCAAAGCTTTCTGGTCTTTTCCCGTATAAACTCTTAGTGACTTCGTCTCGGGCTTATTTCAGGTTCCATGGGAGGAATCCCAGATGGTTCGAAGTCGAGGGGGAGGAGCGCTACGATTATCTTTACAGCAGAGAGGAGTTGAATCTACTTTTGAAGGATGTTAAAGATATTTCACAGAAAGTTGAGGAAACATACGTTTTTTTCAACAATTGTTACAAAGGACAAGCAGCTATAAATGCCTTACAATTCAAAGAAATGTTGGAGGGGAAAATGTGA
- the tsaE gene encoding tRNA (adenosine(37)-N6)-threonylcarbamoyltransferase complex ATPase subunit type 1 TsaE: MKRLRFEHLTEEQLKRLAEKIARNLRGREILILAGGLGVGKTTFVKGLVKGLGLKESVVKSPTFTLMNVYPGVKMVYHLDLYRLHDPDFLFLDVEDVLEDEDGILVVEWGDLFESFWPEDAIKIKLEMVDEVHRNVEVLIPEEVNYLAEALEGYRKEFQNS, encoded by the coding sequence ATGAAAAGGTTGAGGTTTGAGCATCTGACAGAGGAACAATTGAAAAGATTGGCTGAAAAGATAGCAAGAAACTTGAGAGGAAGAGAAATTTTAATCCTCGCAGGAGGACTTGGTGTAGGAAAAACAACGTTCGTGAAAGGATTAGTGAAAGGACTGGGATTGAAGGAAAGTGTGGTGAAAAGTCCTACTTTCACCCTCATGAACGTTTACCCCGGTGTGAAAATGGTTTATCACCTCGATCTCTACCGCCTCCACGACCCGGATTTTCTTTTCCTAGATGTTGAAGACGTGTTAGAAGACGAAGATGGGATCCTGGTTGTGGAATGGGGAGATCTGTTTGAAAGTTTTTGGCCAGAGGATGCGATAAAAATAAAACTCGAAATGGTAGACGAAGTCCACAGAAATGTGGAGGTTCTGATACCTGAGGAGGTGAACTACCTTGCCGAAGCGCTCGAAGGATACAGGAAAGAGTTTCAAAATTCTTGA
- the lon gene encoding endopeptidase La — protein MPKRSKDTGKSFKILERYARQQEKDQEIPNSLPCIPLRNGVGVFPNTVVPFYVGRMKSLMALEEAMEKYNRFLFVTNQIDPSIEDPKPEDLYRVGTIVKVLQIMKLPDDTFKVLVEGLERARIEEFMTVDPFFLTRINILKVKFRKTKKLEALMRSVKDKAIRYFNLTRRFPQETLVTLKEMQDPDKLADFIASILPVPLETKQELLETVHPLHRLEKILSILVKEIEILEIEEEIEKKVKDRIEKTQREYVLREKLRAIKEELGAEEELEIKEFYERVEKGNYPEYVKEKAVKEIQRLEKMSPYSAEATVVRTYLDWLLNLPWNTFTEDRLDIKEAKKILNKNHYGLEEVKERILEYLVARKFSKNLKAPILCLVGPPGVGKTSLGRTIAEAMGRKFGRMSLGGLRDEAEIKGHRRTYVGALPGRIIQIIRRLGTKNPVILLDEVDKMGISFQGDPASALLEVLDPEQNKDFVDHYLEVPFDLSQVLFITTANVLHTIPPALRDRMEIIEIPGYSDLEKYYIAKDYIIPKIASMYNLSKVTFTPGAIKKMISEYTKEAGVRNLERIIEKVIRKKLVKHESKSLKISSRDIKELLGPSMFKEEETLRENTVGAVTGLAWTPYGGSVLIVESLLLPGKGNLILTGNMGDVMKESAQIALSVVRNMCGEKHREVFEKSDIHIHVPEGAVPKDGPSAGITITTALYSAVTKKKVRKDVAMTGEITLRGKILPVGGVREKLLAAKRAGVKRVILPERNRSDVEKIPKEYLNGLEIVFCDEIKDVLKEAILE, from the coding sequence TTGCCGAAGCGCTCGAAGGATACAGGAAAGAGTTTCAAAATTCTTGAAAGATATGCCAGACAACAGGAAAAAGATCAAGAGATACCGAATTCCTTGCCATGTATACCGTTGAGAAACGGCGTTGGAGTCTTTCCGAACACAGTTGTCCCTTTTTATGTTGGAAGGATGAAGTCTCTAATGGCTTTGGAAGAAGCTATGGAAAAGTATAACAGGTTTCTTTTTGTAACCAACCAGATCGATCCATCGATTGAAGACCCAAAGCCTGAAGATCTTTATAGAGTGGGAACGATTGTGAAAGTGCTTCAAATAATGAAGCTTCCTGATGACACTTTCAAAGTTCTTGTGGAAGGATTGGAAAGAGCCCGTATAGAGGAATTTATGACCGTAGACCCTTTCTTTCTTACGAGGATCAATATATTGAAAGTCAAGTTCAGAAAAACAAAGAAATTGGAAGCCCTCATGAGAAGTGTAAAAGACAAAGCAATAAGATACTTTAACTTAACCCGTAGATTTCCCCAAGAAACTCTGGTTACATTGAAAGAAATGCAAGATCCAGATAAACTAGCTGATTTCATAGCATCTATACTTCCCGTTCCACTTGAGACAAAACAGGAACTTCTGGAAACTGTTCATCCTCTCCACAGGCTTGAAAAGATTCTATCTATTTTGGTGAAAGAGATAGAAATTTTGGAAATAGAAGAAGAAATAGAAAAGAAAGTCAAAGATAGGATAGAAAAAACACAAAGAGAATACGTCCTCAGAGAAAAGTTGAGAGCCATAAAGGAAGAGCTTGGCGCTGAAGAGGAATTAGAAATAAAAGAGTTCTACGAGAGAGTAGAAAAAGGGAATTACCCGGAATACGTCAAAGAAAAGGCCGTAAAAGAGATACAAAGACTCGAAAAGATGTCACCTTACAGTGCTGAAGCAACCGTTGTCAGAACGTACTTAGACTGGCTTTTAAATCTCCCATGGAACACGTTCACAGAAGACAGATTGGACATCAAGGAAGCCAAAAAGATACTGAATAAGAATCATTATGGTCTTGAAGAAGTAAAGGAGAGGATTTTAGAATATTTGGTTGCGAGAAAATTTTCCAAAAACTTGAAAGCTCCTATCTTGTGTTTGGTCGGTCCTCCTGGTGTAGGAAAAACTTCCCTGGGGAGGACAATCGCCGAGGCCATGGGAAGAAAATTCGGCAGGATGTCTTTGGGAGGTCTCAGGGACGAAGCAGAGATAAAAGGTCATCGTCGCACTTACGTTGGTGCACTGCCTGGAAGGATAATACAAATCATCAGAAGATTGGGAACGAAGAATCCTGTTATACTTTTGGACGAAGTGGATAAGATGGGTATCAGTTTCCAAGGTGATCCAGCATCTGCTCTCCTCGAAGTACTTGATCCAGAACAAAACAAGGATTTTGTCGATCACTACCTCGAAGTACCTTTCGATCTCTCGCAAGTCTTGTTCATCACCACAGCAAACGTTCTCCATACCATCCCCCCTGCACTTAGGGATAGGATGGAGATCATAGAAATACCTGGATATTCTGATCTAGAAAAGTATTACATTGCGAAAGACTACATTATTCCAAAGATAGCTAGTATGTACAATCTTTCCAAGGTAACTTTTACGCCGGGGGCTATCAAGAAGATGATCAGTGAATATACCAAAGAGGCGGGTGTAAGAAATCTAGAAAGAATAATAGAGAAAGTCATAAGGAAAAAACTTGTGAAGCATGAGTCAAAGTCTTTGAAAATTTCCTCAAGAGACATAAAAGAGTTGCTCGGTCCTTCCATGTTCAAAGAAGAAGAAACTCTCAGAGAAAATACCGTCGGAGCGGTTACAGGCCTTGCCTGGACACCATACGGCGGAAGTGTCCTCATCGTAGAAAGTCTTTTACTTCCCGGAAAAGGAAACCTCATATTGACTGGTAATATGGGCGATGTGATGAAAGAGTCCGCGCAGATTGCACTGAGTGTGGTAAGAAATATGTGTGGTGAAAAACACAGAGAAGTTTTCGAGAAAAGTGACATACATATTCATGTACCTGAAGGAGCCGTTCCAAAAGATGGACCTTCAGCAGGAATTACCATAACTACTGCTCTTTACTCGGCTGTTACCAAAAAGAAAGTGAGAAAAGATGTGGCGATGACGGGTGAGATTACTTTGAGAGGAAAAATTCTGCCAGTCGGTGGTGTTAGGGAAAAGCTCCTCGCCGCAAAAAGAGCTGGAGTGAAAAGGGTAATCTTGCCCGAGCGAAACAGATCAGACGTGGAGAAGATACCTAAGGAATACTTAAACGGTCTAGAGATCGTTTTTTGCGATGAAATAAAAGACGTTTTGAAGGAGGCAATCCTTGAATGA
- a CDS encoding exonuclease SbcCD subunit D encodes MSDLKDLRLLHTSDWHLGITSWNGTKPVDRRNELKKALDRIIEEAEKKDVDLFLITGDLIHNRSNPGFLAIHDVTEYLKKMVKIAPVVVLLGNHDWRGLKALGNLISSLSSDLVFLSSYEPVDVVAKRGQKVRLLPFPYPEESDYLEAKVLKGKSLDSYLETRLAKLREVGKEEFAVFLGHFTIEGLEPYTSNELGREITIKRTLLPSFSDYIALGHLHSFRIVQEQPLTIYPGSLIRLDFGEEKDEKGAVFVTVRKGGEPICNRIDTQPLPLKTLFFKTLDTLARKEIREFCEDFPGYVRIVYEEDPLKLAHELLSTVENVVKVEKKAERILQTDTSEIREEISKLDYFELFKEYVKNEHKGGEDIIRILDDLLEEVKKDET; translated from the coding sequence GTGAGTGATTTGAAAGATTTGAGATTGCTACATACTTCCGATTGGCACCTTGGAATAACTTCTTGGAATGGAACGAAACCTGTAGATCGCCGAAATGAGCTGAAAAAAGCCTTGGATAGAATAATAGAGGAAGCAGAGAAAAAAGATGTTGACCTGTTCTTGATAACCGGTGACCTCATTCACAACAGATCGAACCCTGGATTTCTTGCTATTCACGATGTAACCGAGTACCTGAAAAAGATGGTAAAAATTGCACCTGTTGTGGTTTTGTTGGGAAACCATGACTGGAGAGGACTGAAGGCTTTGGGGAACTTGATAAGCTCACTCTCCAGTGACCTTGTATTCTTGAGTTCCTATGAACCTGTAGACGTTGTCGCAAAACGGGGGCAAAAAGTGCGACTTCTTCCATTTCCTTATCCGGAGGAATCAGATTATCTCGAAGCGAAAGTGTTGAAAGGGAAAAGTCTCGACTCGTATCTCGAAACGAGGTTAGCTAAATTAAGAGAGGTGGGGAAAGAGGAGTTCGCCGTATTTTTAGGTCATTTCACCATCGAAGGTTTGGAACCTTACACAAGTAACGAGTTGGGAAGGGAGATCACCATAAAGAGAACTCTCCTTCCCTCTTTCTCGGATTACATCGCTCTGGGACACCTGCACAGTTTTCGAATAGTTCAGGAACAACCCCTCACCATTTATCCTGGTTCGTTGATAAGATTGGATTTTGGGGAAGAAAAAGACGAGAAAGGAGCCGTTTTCGTAACTGTGAGAAAGGGAGGAGAACCCATATGTAATCGAATTGATACACAACCTCTTCCATTGAAAACGTTGTTTTTCAAAACATTGGATACTCTAGCAAGAAAAGAGATAAGAGAATTTTGTGAAGACTTCCCTGGGTACGTACGAATCGTTTACGAAGAGGATCCTTTAAAACTCGCACATGAACTGTTGAGCACGGTAGAAAATGTGGTTAAAGTGGAGAAAAAAGCAGAAAGAATTCTACAAACCGACACGAGTGAAATCAGGGAGGAAATATCGAAGCTGGACTATTTTGAGCTTTTCAAAGAATATGTAAAGAACGAACATAAGGGAGGGGAAGATATTATAAGAATCCTTGACGATCTCCTCGAAGAGGTGAAAAAAGATGAAACCTGA
- a CDS encoding AAA family ATPase produces MKPEKLIAKNFLGLKEVNIDFEEGITVIEGPNGAGKSSIFEAITFALFGVGIRYGSNVYDYVNTTSGNGKAYLVFQFERGGKKYEIVREIDAGRNKHSAVLIEILENGKKAKHSGRVSEVKKKIEEILGVSHRTFIKTIFLPQGRIDELLKSTPGEISEIVSDVFQDKEVLEKLKKLLDRKMKDLNQEIAGQESLYRRFSDFLDENKLDVLKEKLTTILQKREKLRKEERELREKEKNLSFLVEIYQELMNKKEKLKKLLERKKTLEKELEIEKRIKKAKEIEPLFRELSIEEERIKKLSEDIEKYKKRLEHLVREKVETEKKVKESTHILSILTEQINELNKEVKTCEEVLEASQPLLEKKIRISENLKQNEQALERLQKEKEMKEKNLISLESDMRKTKEKLQIVEEKLSELRKDRLSWLAYQVASQLEDGDICPVCGGEFHGEVKVIEFDNDLFEKLEEKKKVIENELLSLEEKVRNQNEILENLQREINEKKHILQTLKEEKMKIEEKLESIGYKDGIERDLREKRKQLENLERKKQGISEIIVSEKSKLSQLERQIDDTKNEIETKTKDLEGLKSNFENIQRAFLKELESAKISPNEFETLVKEKPREVEKELTKIETEIQLLSESVATLEREEVKDVREEYEETKKQLDNIASELSKLGVEEGRLRKIIEEVLEKEKEIERIEKNIRELRKKYENLELLKELLFDKRKFPAFFTERVLDTVLKRANSYLEILTEGRFGVDFVSGKGFVIYDRGVERPASGLSGGESSLIAISLAMSLAEVASGRLDAFFIDEGFSSLDTGNKAKVASVLKELEKLNKVIVFITHDKEFSESFDRKLKISEGVVISNG; encoded by the coding sequence ATGAAACCTGAAAAGCTGATCGCAAAGAATTTTTTAGGATTGAAGGAAGTGAACATAGATTTTGAAGAAGGTATCACCGTTATAGAGGGTCCAAACGGTGCCGGTAAATCTTCGATATTTGAAGCTATTACTTTTGCATTGTTTGGAGTGGGTATAAGGTACGGGAGTAATGTATATGATTATGTAAACACCACTTCAGGTAACGGGAAAGCTTACTTGGTTTTTCAATTTGAGCGCGGTGGGAAAAAGTATGAAATCGTCAGGGAAATAGATGCAGGAAGAAACAAACATTCTGCCGTCCTCATAGAAATATTAGAAAACGGAAAAAAAGCGAAGCATTCTGGCAGAGTGAGCGAGGTGAAAAAGAAAATCGAAGAAATATTAGGAGTAAGCCATCGTACTTTCATCAAGACGATATTCCTTCCCCAGGGAAGAATCGATGAACTCCTAAAATCAACTCCCGGGGAAATCTCTGAAATAGTTTCCGATGTATTCCAGGACAAAGAAGTTCTGGAAAAACTCAAAAAACTCCTCGATAGGAAAATGAAGGACTTAAACCAAGAGATAGCCGGGCAAGAAAGTCTTTATCGTCGTTTCTCCGATTTCCTCGATGAAAACAAATTGGATGTTCTGAAAGAGAAATTAACAACCATTTTGCAAAAGAGGGAAAAACTCCGCAAGGAAGAGAGAGAGCTACGCGAAAAAGAAAAGAACCTCTCCTTTCTCGTAGAGATATATCAAGAGCTGATGAACAAGAAAGAAAAGTTGAAAAAACTTCTTGAACGAAAAAAAACACTGGAGAAAGAGCTAGAAATTGAAAAGAGGATAAAAAAGGCGAAGGAAATAGAACCGTTGTTCAGAGAACTCTCAATCGAGGAGGAAAGAATAAAGAAGTTATCTGAAGACATCGAAAAGTACAAAAAACGTCTTGAGCATTTGGTACGGGAAAAAGTGGAAACCGAAAAGAAAGTAAAGGAAAGCACCCACATTCTATCAATTTTGACAGAACAGATCAACGAACTCAATAAAGAAGTGAAAACATGCGAAGAAGTGTTGGAAGCGTCGCAACCGCTCCTCGAAAAGAAAATAAGAATTTCTGAGAACTTAAAGCAAAATGAACAAGCTCTGGAAAGACTACAAAAAGAAAAAGAAATGAAAGAAAAAAATCTCATTTCCCTGGAAAGCGATATGAGAAAAACGAAAGAGAAATTACAGATTGTGGAGGAAAAGCTCTCCGAGTTGAGAAAAGATCGCCTTTCATGGCTCGCATATCAAGTGGCGTCTCAGCTAGAAGACGGTGACATTTGTCCGGTATGTGGTGGAGAGTTTCACGGAGAAGTAAAAGTGATAGAATTCGATAACGACCTGTTTGAGAAATTGGAGGAAAAGAAAAAAGTCATAGAAAATGAATTGTTGAGCCTTGAGGAAAAAGTACGAAATCAAAACGAAATTCTCGAGAATTTACAAAGAGAAATCAACGAAAAGAAACACATCCTGCAAACCTTGAAAGAAGAAAAAATGAAGATAGAAGAAAAACTCGAATCCATAGGCTACAAGGATGGTATCGAAAGAGATCTTAGAGAAAAAAGAAAACAACTTGAAAATCTGGAAAGGAAGAAACAGGGTATCTCTGAGATCATTGTCTCGGAAAAATCCAAGCTCTCTCAACTCGAAAGGCAAATCGACGATACGAAAAACGAAATAGAAACGAAGACAAAAGATCTCGAAGGCTTGAAATCAAATTTTGAAAACATACAAAGAGCCTTTTTAAAGGAACTGGAAAGTGCAAAAATATCTCCAAATGAATTCGAAACTCTCGTAAAAGAAAAACCCAGAGAAGTAGAAAAGGAACTTACAAAGATAGAGACGGAGATTCAATTGCTCAGCGAAAGTGTCGCAACTCTTGAGAGAGAAGAAGTGAAGGATGTGAGAGAGGAATACGAGGAAACAAAGAAACAATTGGATAACATCGCGTCAGAACTTTCCAAACTCGGTGTTGAAGAAGGAAGGTTGAGAAAAATCATCGAAGAAGTTTTGGAAAAAGAAAAAGAAATAGAAAGAATAGAAAAGAATATTCGAGAGTTAAGGAAAAAATACGAAAATCTGGAACTCTTGAAAGAACTCCTGTTCGACAAAAGGAAATTTCCCGCGTTTTTCACGGAAAGAGTTTTAGACACCGTCCTCAAAAGGGCAAACTCCTATCTTGAAATCCTCACTGAAGGAAGATTTGGAGTAGATTTTGTTTCTGGGAAAGGATTTGTTATATATGATAGAGGGGTAGAGAGACCCGCGAGTGGTCTCTCAGGAGGGGAGAGTTCTTTGATTGCCATATCACTCGCTATGTCTCTGGCGGAGGTGGCATCCGGTAGATTGGATGCCTTTTTCATAGATGAAGGTTTTTCAAGCTTGGATACAGGAAACAAAGCAAAAGTTGCTTCCGTACTGAAAGAATTGGAAAAATTGAATAAGGTCATCGTTTTCATAACACACGACAAGGAATTCTCTGAATCTTTTGATAGAAAACTGAAGATATCGGAAGGAGTTGTGATCTCGAATGGATGA
- a CDS encoding HEAT repeat domain-containing protein, protein MDESRKKKEELVERIVKEKGEEAFPKLLKLLEDDDPEVKEIVSEVFYRLGDKAREFLFEEIRKRREKGFEKNNITNLYIIDILGDLGENRMKKILYELMEKYDSEEALLVIYEALAKIGEGEVFLPELEYLMFEDSYRKEICEQVAMVLAHIPNERSLKILLKALKSEEFSEEQKEFFRRAIEMILFKNPSLHKFLGEEDRKELGL, encoded by the coding sequence ATGGATGAAAGCAGGAAAAAGAAGGAAGAATTGGTCGAAAGAATTGTAAAAGAGAAAGGAGAAGAGGCCTTTCCGAAGCTGTTGAAACTTTTAGAGGATGATGATCCAGAGGTGAAAGAAATAGTTTCAGAAGTGTTCTACAGGCTCGGTGACAAGGCAAGGGAATTTCTTTTTGAAGAGATCCGAAAAAGGAGAGAAAAGGGGTTTGAAAAAAACAATATCACGAATCTCTACATAATAGATATTCTGGGAGATCTCGGAGAAAACAGAATGAAAAAAATTCTTTACGAGCTTATGGAAAAATACGATTCAGAAGAGGCTTTGCTTGTGATATACGAGGCACTCGCGAAGATCGGCGAAGGAGAAGTCTTCCTTCCAGAGTTGGAATACTTGATGTTTGAAGACAGCTATAGGAAAGAGATATGTGAACAAGTTGCAATGGTGCTGGCACACATCCCAAACGAGAGATCTTTGAAAATCCTTTTAAAAGCTCTCAAAAGCGAAGAATTTTCCGAAGAACAGAAAGAATTTTTCAGAAGGGCTATCGAAATGATTCTCTTCAAGAATCCTTCCCTTCACAAATTCTTAGGAGAGGAAGACAGGAAGGAGTTGGGACTATAG